One stretch of Variovorax sp. TBS-050B DNA includes these proteins:
- a CDS encoding YraN family protein has product MKTITTKHRGDAAEDAALDHLQHAGLALVARNYRTPGRGGGEIDLIMRDPRDGTLVFVEVRQRSAGTHGGAGGSITGVKQRRIVFAARHYLNRLRTLPPCRFDVVLVEERITWLQGAFDAG; this is encoded by the coding sequence ATGAAGACGATCACCACCAAGCATCGCGGCGACGCGGCGGAGGACGCCGCGCTCGACCATCTGCAGCATGCCGGCCTGGCGCTGGTCGCGCGCAATTATCGAACGCCCGGGCGCGGCGGCGGCGAGATCGACCTGATCATGCGCGATCCGCGCGACGGCACGCTGGTGTTCGTCGAGGTGCGGCAGCGCAGCGCGGGCACGCACGGGGGCGCGGGCGGCAGCATCACGGGCGTCAAGCAGCGGCGTATCGTGTTCGCGGCGCGCCACTATCTGAACCGGTTGCGCACGCTGCCGCCGTGCCGCTTCGACGTGGTGCTGGTGGAAGAGCGCATCACCTGGCTGCAGGGCGCCTTCGACGCGGGTTGA
- the rsmI gene encoding 16S rRNA (cytidine(1402)-2'-O)-methyltransferase — protein MASLAPASFGAALTAAHDASGAQHYPQGTLYVVATPIGNLADITLRALHVLQLVDTLACEDTRHTQSLLRAYGIDRPNARLLAVHQHNEAEAAQGVIARLVQGERIAYVSDAGTPGVSDPGARLVAAVRSAGLRVLPLPGASSVTTLIGAAGLVAEGGDGSAASAFVFAGFLPSKAGERDAAVQGLAQEPRAVVVLEAPHRIEALARALAVLGERRVTVGRELTKQFEEIATVPAAALPDWFAADRDRTRGEFALVLHPVAVDDGGAAEGERVLRLLLAELPVKTAVKLAAEISGAPRNALYETALRMRKDAGDD, from the coding sequence TTGGCTTCACTCGCACCCGCCTCCTTCGGCGCCGCCCTCACGGCCGCGCACGACGCCTCGGGTGCGCAGCATTATCCGCAGGGCACGCTCTACGTCGTCGCCACGCCGATCGGCAACCTCGCCGACATCACGCTGCGCGCGCTGCACGTGCTGCAGCTCGTCGACACGCTCGCCTGCGAGGACACGCGCCACACCCAGAGCCTGCTGCGCGCCTACGGCATCGACCGGCCGAACGCGCGGCTGCTCGCGGTGCACCAGCACAACGAGGCCGAGGCCGCGCAGGGCGTGATCGCGCGGCTCGTGCAGGGCGAGCGCATCGCCTACGTGAGCGATGCCGGCACGCCCGGCGTGAGCGACCCCGGCGCGCGGCTCGTGGCGGCCGTGCGCAGCGCCGGCCTGCGCGTGCTGCCGCTGCCGGGCGCGAGCAGCGTCACCACGCTGATCGGCGCCGCCGGCCTCGTCGCCGAAGGCGGCGACGGCAGCGCCGCGAGCGCCTTCGTCTTCGCCGGCTTCCTGCCGAGCAAGGCCGGCGAGCGCGACGCCGCGGTGCAGGGGCTCGCGCAGGAACCCCGCGCGGTGGTGGTGCTCGAGGCGCCGCACCGCATCGAGGCCCTGGCGCGCGCGCTGGCCGTGCTCGGCGAGCGCCGCGTCACCGTGGGGCGCGAACTCACCAAGCAGTTCGAGGAGATCGCCACCGTGCCGGCCGCCGCCCTGCCCGATTGGTTCGCGGCCGATCGCGACCGCACGCGCGGCGAGTTCGCGCTGGTGCTGCACCCCGTGGCGGTGGACGACGGCGGTGCTGCGGAAGGCGAACGCGTGCTGCGGCTGCTGCTGGCCGAGCTGCCGGTGAAGACGGCGGTGAAACTCGCCGCCGAGATCAGCGGTGCGCCGCGCAATGCGCTCTACGAAACGGCACTGCGCATGCGCAAGGATGCCGGGGACGACTGA
- a CDS encoding TetR family transcriptional regulator, translating to MVARRTKEEALATRHRLLDAAELLFQAQGVSQTSLQQIAQQAGATRGAIYWHFKDKADLFNAMMERVILPLEAGPRAAAEAAGSEDDPLAEIEEGMVHALTLMTTDAQVRRVFDVATHKVEYTHDMASVQQRHLAARNACVTDFEKALRLAARRSQIKLPVPGHVAAQGLHALISGLIQNWLLDPAAFDLVPTGRRTFRVYLAGLGFERNSNAGTGNEVETVAA from the coding sequence TTGGTGGCACGTCGTACGAAGGAAGAAGCACTGGCCACGCGGCATCGATTGCTCGATGCTGCCGAGCTGTTGTTTCAGGCGCAAGGCGTCTCGCAAACCTCGCTGCAGCAGATCGCGCAGCAGGCCGGCGCCACGCGTGGCGCGATCTACTGGCACTTCAAGGACAAGGCCGACCTGTTCAACGCGATGATGGAGCGCGTCATCCTCCCGCTCGAGGCCGGCCCGCGCGCCGCGGCCGAGGCCGCCGGGTCGGAGGACGATCCGCTCGCGGAGATCGAGGAGGGCATGGTGCATGCGCTGACCCTCATGACCACCGACGCGCAGGTGCGCCGCGTGTTCGACGTGGCGACGCACAAGGTCGAGTACACGCACGACATGGCCTCGGTGCAGCAGCGGCACCTGGCCGCGCGCAACGCCTGCGTGACCGATTTCGAGAAGGCCCTGCGCCTGGCCGCGCGCCGCAGCCAGATCAAGCTGCCGGTGCCCGGGCACGTGGCGGCCCAGGGCTTGCACGCGCTCATCAGCGGCCTGATCCAGAACTGGCTGCTCGACCCCGCCGCCTTCGATCTGGTGCCCACCGGCCGGCGCACCTTCCGCGTCTACCTGGCCGGATTGGGGTTCGAGCGGAACTCCAACGCGGGAACCGGGAACGAAGTCGAAACGGTCGCCGCCTGA
- a CDS encoding c-type cytochrome: MSADPHYQATEEAHTGPIKNPKQLLLAVFFSFLAPILIIVGLVAYVVSGNKPAGTAEGDNMALYGVSQEARDREVAERLKKVGAIEIRDANRPLATGEAVFKAQCVACHGSPGIPGAPHLNDAAAWGPRIGQGYQTLLDHALHGKGAMPPQGGGDFEDLEIGRAVVYLANAGGAKFPVPERPAAAAGAAPADGAAPAEGAAAAAAPAASAAK; encoded by the coding sequence ATGAGCGCAGACCCGCACTACCAGGCCACAGAAGAAGCCCACACCGGCCCGATCAAGAACCCGAAGCAACTGCTGCTCGCGGTATTTTTCTCCTTCCTCGCTCCCATCCTGATCATCGTGGGCCTCGTGGCCTATGTGGTTTCGGGCAACAAGCCCGCAGGCACCGCGGAGGGCGACAACATGGCGCTGTACGGCGTCTCCCAGGAAGCGCGCGACCGCGAAGTCGCCGAGCGGCTCAAGAAGGTCGGCGCCATCGAGATCCGCGACGCCAACCGCCCGCTCGCCACCGGCGAAGCCGTGTTCAAGGCCCAGTGCGTTGCCTGCCACGGTTCGCCCGGCATCCCCGGCGCGCCGCACCTGAACGATGCCGCAGCCTGGGGCCCGCGCATCGGCCAGGGCTACCAGACCCTGCTCGACCATGCGCTGCATGGCAAGGGCGCGATGCCGCCCCAGGGCGGCGGCGACTTCGAAGACCTCGAAATCGGCCGTGCGGTGGTCTACCTCGCGAATGCGGGTGGCGCCAAGTTCCCGGTGCCCGAGCGCCCCGCGGCAGCGGCAGGCGCGGCGCCGGCGGACGGTGCGGCGCCCGCGGAAGGCGCGGCAGCGGCGGCTGCACCCGCCGCCAGCGCCGCCAAGTAA
- a CDS encoding SIS domain-containing protein, producing the protein MLEQRIQQHFIDSADLKYQAGPVLSKSISQAMQAILACVTSGGKILACGAGVSGLLAAQFAAHFVGRFERERPELGAIALPGDSHDPAADTAGAVDADRFARQVRALGQAGDVLLVLSASGQSAAVLAAVLAAHERDMTVVALLGNAGGGGTGGAVGRALRETDVQIGVAHERAARIHEVHLLALHCLCDGVDAQLLGEQEAST; encoded by the coding sequence ATGCTCGAGCAACGGATTCAGCAACATTTCATCGACAGCGCCGACCTCAAGTACCAGGCCGGTCCGGTTCTCAGTAAATCCATTTCGCAGGCGATGCAGGCCATCCTGGCCTGCGTGACCAGCGGCGGCAAGATCCTCGCCTGCGGCGCGGGCGTGTCGGGCCTGCTCGCGGCGCAGTTCGCCGCGCATTTTGTCGGCCGCTTCGAGCGCGAGCGGCCCGAGCTGGGCGCGATCGCGCTGCCCGGCGACAGCCATGATCCGGCGGCCGACACCGCCGGTGCCGTCGACGCAGACCGCTTCGCGCGCCAGGTGCGCGCGCTCGGCCAGGCCGGCGACGTGCTGCTGGTGCTCAGCGCGAGCGGCCAGTCGGCCGCGGTGCTCGCGGCGGTGCTGGCCGCGCACGAGCGCGACATGACGGTGGTGGCGCTGCTCGGCAATGCGGGCGGCGGCGGCACCGGCGGGGCCGTCGGCCGCGCGCTGCGCGAGACCGATGTCCAGATCGGCGTGGCGCACGAGCGTGCGGCGCGCATCCACGAAGTCCACCTGCTCGCACTGCATTGCCTGTGCGACGGCGTGGATGCCCAGTTACTCGGAGAACAGGAAGCTTCCACATGA
- a CDS encoding efflux transporter outer membrane subunit, with product MTPNKKLIPAALAAAMLLAGCSLIPTYERPAAPVPTTYPGDPAQPAGAAAASIAWEDFFTDPRLAGLIRTALANNRDLRVSVLNIEQARAQFRIQRADLFPALGLSGSGSRSSPNPYQAFDSSAGSVSSQYSVSLGVTAWEIDFFGRIRALKDQALAQYLATEESRKAAQISLISAVATGWLTLMADDELLELTRQTLTTREESVRLTKLRFDNGVSSELDFQAANSLAETARASYAQQLRTRQQDENALALLLGAPVPAEATAGGAKGLGGIQPMPDVPAGLPSDLLAERPDIRAAEQQLIAANANIGAARANFFPRVSLTTSIGTASSEFSGLFDSGSKAWSFAPTVTLPIFDAGRNIAGLDSAKAGREIAVAQYEKSIQTAFREVADALAGRATLGEQVRAQRAQAEAEAVRFKLSDLRYRNGIASALDLLDAQRALFTAQQSAITTRLLQLQNQVTLYKTLGGGWTTRSGGENGKG from the coding sequence ATGACCCCCAATAAGAAACTGATTCCCGCCGCGCTGGCCGCGGCCATGCTGCTGGCCGGCTGCTCGCTGATCCCGACCTACGAGCGCCCCGCGGCGCCGGTGCCGACCACTTACCCGGGCGATCCGGCGCAGCCCGCGGGCGCGGCGGCGGCATCCATCGCGTGGGAGGACTTCTTCACCGACCCGCGGCTCGCGGGCCTGATCCGCACGGCGCTCGCGAACAACCGCGACCTGCGCGTCTCGGTGCTCAACATCGAGCAGGCGCGCGCGCAGTTCCGCATCCAGCGCGCGGACCTGTTCCCGGCGCTGGGCCTGAGCGGCAGCGGCTCGCGCTCGAGCCCCAATCCGTACCAGGCCTTCGACAGCAGCGCGGGCAGCGTCTCGTCGCAGTACAGCGTCAGCCTCGGCGTCACCGCCTGGGAGATCGACTTCTTCGGCCGCATCCGCGCGCTCAAGGACCAGGCGCTCGCGCAGTACCTCGCCACCGAGGAGTCGCGCAAGGCCGCGCAGATCAGCCTGATCTCGGCCGTGGCCACGGGCTGGCTCACGCTCATGGCCGACGACGAGCTGCTCGAACTCACGCGCCAGACGCTCACCACGCGCGAGGAATCGGTGCGCCTTACCAAGCTGCGCTTCGACAACGGCGTTTCGTCGGAGCTCGACTTCCAGGCCGCCAACTCGCTCGCCGAGACGGCGCGCGCCTCCTACGCCCAGCAGCTGCGCACGCGGCAGCAGGACGAGAACGCGCTCGCGCTGCTGCTCGGCGCGCCGGTGCCGGCCGAGGCCACGGCGGGCGGCGCCAAGGGGCTGGGCGGCATCCAGCCCATGCCCGACGTGCCCGCGGGCCTGCCTTCCGACCTGCTGGCCGAGCGGCCCGACATCCGCGCGGCCGAGCAGCAGCTGATCGCGGCCAATGCCAACATCGGCGCGGCGCGCGCGAACTTCTTCCCGCGCGTGTCGCTGACCACTTCGATCGGCACCGCGAGCAGCGAGTTCTCGGGCCTGTTCGACAGCGGCTCCAAGGCCTGGTCGTTCGCGCCCACGGTCACGCTGCCGATCTTCGATGCCGGCCGCAACATCGCGGGCCTCGATTCAGCCAAGGCCGGGCGCGAGATCGCGGTGGCGCAGTACGAGAAGTCGATCCAGACCGCGTTCCGCGAAGTCGCCGATGCACTCGCCGGCCGCGCCACGCTCGGCGAACAGGTGCGCGCGCAGCGTGCGCAGGCCGAAGCCGAGGCGGTGCGCTTCAAGCTCTCGGACCTGCGCTACCGCAACGGCATCGCGAGCGCGCTCGACCTGCTCGACGCGCAGCGCGCGCTGTTCACCGCGCAGCAGTCGGCCATCACCACGCGCCTGCTGCAACTGCAGAACCAGGTCACGCTCTACAAGACCCTGGGCGGCGGCTGGACCACCCGCAGCGGCGGCGAAAACGGCAAGGGCTGA
- a CDS encoding NAD(P)H-dependent oxidoreductase: protein MKELLYIETSPRAARSASTEVARAFLDEAARLHPGCRVTTLNPWTMALPELSQDMLDAKYAGIAGVPLTAAQQAAWDEVRRTAAPFHTADHIVLAVPLWNFGIPYKLKHLIDVVSHKDVLFRFDENGLSGMLQTPRATVVCARGLDYPLGKDGSAHALDFQLPYIETWLRFIGVREVRAVVVEKTLMGPEVDAEARAAARRRAVELAEGL, encoded by the coding sequence ATGAAAGAACTCCTGTACATCGAAACCTCGCCGCGCGCCGCACGCTCCGCGAGCACCGAGGTCGCCCGCGCCTTTCTCGACGAAGCGGCGCGCCTCCACCCTGGTTGCCGCGTGACCACGCTGAACCCGTGGACGATGGCCCTGCCCGAGCTCTCGCAGGACATGCTCGACGCCAAGTACGCCGGCATCGCGGGCGTGCCGCTGACCGCCGCGCAGCAGGCGGCGTGGGACGAGGTGCGGCGCACCGCCGCGCCCTTCCACACGGCGGACCACATCGTGCTTGCCGTGCCGCTGTGGAATTTCGGCATTCCCTACAAGCTCAAGCACCTGATCGACGTGGTGTCGCACAAGGACGTGCTGTTCCGCTTCGACGAGAACGGCCTTTCCGGCATGCTGCAGACGCCCAGGGCCACCGTGGTCTGCGCGCGCGGGCTCGACTATCCGCTCGGCAAGGACGGCTCCGCGCATGCGCTCGACTTCCAGTTGCCCTACATCGAGACCTGGCTGCGCTTCATCGGCGTGCGCGAGGTGCGTGCCGTGGTGGTCGAGAAGACGCTGATGGGTCCGGAGGTGGATGCCGAGGCGCGCGCCGCGGCCCGGCGCCGCGCGGTCGAACTGGCCGAAGGGCTCTGA
- a CDS encoding LysR family transcriptional regulator translates to MLDSQQLRAFVAVADHGSVTRAAEAMRLTQSAVSAQIRRLEAQLGCRVFDRTTRSLQLTAPGSVLLSYARSILGLQQQAVARLATPRHAPTTLRIGCSEGFPGEWLFAALADFRQRRPEVHLEITSGISTLLARQVRQGALDLMVGTVCDAGEDTETLWTEPLVWAFSERALLDPDAPIPLAFLSEPCPFREAALASLAGHGANWRIVLTAQGSGALTAAAGSGFAVTVLTPSGMPGGLRAIPAGPLLPGLPPARFVVQRGAEGEALTALAEEVRQACFRWRGARAAGAAAA, encoded by the coding sequence ATGCTCGACTCCCAACAGTTGCGTGCCTTCGTCGCCGTAGCCGACCACGGCAGCGTCACGCGCGCGGCCGAGGCCATGCGCCTGACGCAGTCGGCGGTGAGCGCCCAGATCCGGCGCCTGGAGGCGCAACTGGGCTGCCGCGTGTTCGACCGCACCACCCGGTCACTGCAGCTCACCGCGCCCGGCAGCGTGCTGCTGAGCTATGCGCGCAGCATCCTCGGCCTGCAGCAGCAGGCGGTGGCGCGCCTCGCGACGCCGCGCCATGCGCCGACCACGCTGCGCATCGGGTGCTCCGAGGGCTTTCCGGGCGAATGGCTGTTCGCGGCGCTCGCCGACTTCCGCCAGCGCCGGCCCGAGGTGCACCTGGAGATCACCAGTGGCATCAGCACGCTGCTCGCCCGGCAGGTGCGGCAGGGCGCGCTGGATCTGATGGTGGGCACCGTCTGCGACGCCGGCGAGGACACCGAGACGCTCTGGACCGAACCGCTGGTGTGGGCTTTCTCGGAGCGGGCGCTGCTCGACCCCGACGCGCCGATCCCGCTCGCCTTCCTGTCGGAGCCCTGCCCGTTCCGCGAAGCCGCGCTGGCATCGCTCGCCGGCCATGGCGCGAACTGGCGCATCGTGCTGACGGCGCAGGGTTCGGGCGCGCTGACGGCCGCCGCCGGCAGCGGCTTCGCGGTCACGGTCCTGACGCCTTCGGGCATGCCGGGCGGGCTGCGGGCGATTCCGGCGGGGCCGCTGCTGCCGGGGCTGCCGCCGGCGCGCTTCGTGGTCCAGCGGGGCGCCGAGGGCGAAGCGCTGACGGCGCTGGCGGAGGAAGTGCGCCAGGCGTGTTTCCGCTGGCGGGGCGCACGGGCGGCCGGTGCGGCGGCGGCGTAA
- a CDS encoding DUF2946 family protein — MDDIVRQALAKWPNVPHCYGWLGLDARGNWYMRDDRTQAQGAFPAAKGSMLRHEKLIEFIHRNYDRDDRGQWFFQNGPQRVYVELEAAPFVWRIADAAQGFAVTAHTGPAVEVSGCLLDEEGRLYLAAPIGLGLVHTQDVGLAAEAVEQGLWTPEPVRAAELPQRFGHVLSPATALSKQ, encoded by the coding sequence ATGGACGACATCGTCAGACAGGCACTCGCCAAGTGGCCCAACGTGCCGCACTGCTACGGCTGGCTCGGGCTCGACGCGCGCGGCAACTGGTACATGCGCGACGACCGCACCCAGGCCCAGGGCGCCTTTCCGGCGGCCAAGGGCTCGATGCTGCGGCACGAGAAGCTGATCGAGTTCATCCACCGCAACTACGACCGCGACGACCGCGGCCAGTGGTTCTTCCAGAACGGACCGCAGCGCGTCTACGTCGAGCTCGAGGCCGCGCCCTTCGTCTGGCGCATCGCCGACGCGGCGCAGGGCTTCGCGGTCACGGCGCACACCGGGCCGGCGGTCGAGGTCTCGGGCTGTCTGCTCGACGAGGAAGGCCGGCTGTATCTCGCGGCGCCGATCGGGCTCGGGCTCGTGCACACGCAGGACGTGGGCCTCGCGGCCGAGGCGGTCGAGCAGGGGCTGTGGACGCCCGAGCCGGTGCGCGCCGCCGAACTGCCGCAGCGCTTCGGCCACGTGCTGAGCCCGGCCACGGCGCTATCGAAACAATAG
- a CDS encoding efflux RND transporter periplasmic adaptor subunit: MPLLHVSRETFSSPRLATVAAIVLLVLAGCSKGDAPAAQGGGAGGGARPAPEVGVIVATPTDVGLVTELPGRLEASRVAQVRARAAGILLKREFREGSDVKAGQLLFRIDPAPLVAATQNAQAALVRAEANAAQAKALADRYKPLVEANAVSKQEYVNAVAAQKTAEADVAASRAALQTAKINQGYADVTSPISGRIGRALVTEGALVGQGEATELAVVQQINPMYVNFTQSASDVLRLRRALAAGQYKRANGEEAASVSVVLEDGTDYAMTGKLLFSDLTVDSTTGQITLRAEVPNPKGELLPGLYVRVRLEQAQASNAITVPQQAVTRTQQGDHLTVVGADGKLSQRTVKISAAKDNQWVVLEGLKAGEQVMVDGFQKLQMMPPGTPVKAVPWQKPNPNGAAPAAAAPAAGAAPAAGQADSAPAEKK; this comes from the coding sequence ATGCCTCTCCTGCATGTCTCGCGTGAAACGTTTTCCTCGCCGCGCCTCGCGACCGTGGCTGCCATCGTCCTGCTGGTGCTCGCGGGCTGCAGCAAGGGCGATGCGCCGGCGGCACAGGGTGGCGGCGCCGGCGGCGGCGCACGTCCGGCGCCCGAAGTGGGCGTGATCGTCGCCACGCCGACCGACGTCGGCCTCGTGACCGAACTGCCCGGCCGGCTCGAAGCCTCGCGTGTCGCGCAGGTGCGCGCCCGCGCCGCGGGCATCCTGCTCAAGCGCGAGTTCCGCGAAGGCAGCGACGTGAAGGCCGGCCAGCTGCTGTTCCGCATCGACCCCGCGCCGCTGGTGGCGGCCACGCAGAACGCCCAGGCGGCGCTCGTGCGCGCCGAGGCCAACGCGGCGCAGGCCAAGGCGCTGGCCGACCGCTACAAGCCGCTGGTCGAGGCCAATGCGGTCAGCAAGCAGGAATACGTGAACGCCGTCGCCGCGCAGAAGACGGCCGAGGCCGACGTGGCCGCCAGCCGGGCCGCGCTGCAGACCGCGAAGATCAACCAGGGCTATGCCGACGTGACCTCGCCGATCTCGGGTCGCATCGGCCGCGCGCTGGTCACCGAGGGCGCGCTGGTGGGCCAGGGCGAGGCGACCGAGCTGGCCGTGGTGCAGCAGATCAATCCGATGTACGTGAACTTCACGCAGTCGGCCTCCGACGTGCTGCGGCTGCGCCGCGCGCTGGCCGCGGGCCAGTACAAGCGCGCGAACGGCGAGGAGGCCGCGAGCGTGAGCGTGGTGCTGGAGGACGGCACCGACTACGCCATGACCGGCAAGCTGCTGTTCTCCGACCTGACGGTCGATTCGACCACCGGCCAGATCACGCTGCGCGCCGAAGTGCCCAACCCCAAGGGCGAGCTGCTGCCGGGCCTGTACGTGCGCGTCAGGCTCGAGCAGGCGCAGGCGAGCAACGCGATCACGGTGCCGCAGCAGGCGGTCACGCGCACCCAGCAGGGCGACCATCTGACGGTGGTCGGCGCCGACGGCAAGCTGAGCCAGCGCACGGTGAAGATCAGCGCGGCCAAGGACAACCAATGGGTGGTGCTCGAAGGCCTGAAGGCCGGCGAGCAGGTGATGGTCGACGGCTTCCAGAAGCTGCAGATGATGCCGCCTGGCACGCCCGTGAAGGCGGTGCCGTGGCAGAAACCGAATCCCAACGGGGCGGCACCGGCCGCCGCTGCGCCGGCCGCCGGCGCAGCACCCGCCGCCGGACAGGCGGACTCGGCTCCGGCTGAGAAGAAGTAA
- a CDS encoding glutathione S-transferase, with protein MTYQLHYWPTIQGRGEFVRLALEAAGADYVDVARLPETRGGGESALAQRLADAEIVRPAFAPPFLIDGDVVVGQTAAILLYLGPRLGLAGVGESDGLWTHQLQLTIADVVAEAHDTHHPISVGAYYEDQRDAAMQRAKAFRDERIPKYLNWFERVLQRNPAGSAHLVGDVLTYADLSLFQLVDGLRYAFPKAAARALADTPSVVKLHDNVRRRQRVREYLQSPRRIAFNEDGIFRRYAELDG; from the coding sequence ATGACCTACCAACTTCACTACTGGCCCACGATCCAGGGCCGAGGCGAATTCGTACGGCTCGCGCTCGAGGCCGCGGGCGCGGACTACGTGGACGTGGCCCGGCTGCCGGAGACCCGGGGCGGCGGCGAATCGGCGCTCGCGCAGCGCCTCGCCGACGCCGAGATCGTGCGCCCCGCGTTCGCGCCGCCGTTCCTGATCGACGGCGACGTGGTCGTGGGCCAGACCGCAGCCATCCTGCTCTACCTCGGCCCGCGGCTGGGGCTGGCCGGCGTCGGCGAATCCGACGGGCTCTGGACGCACCAGCTGCAGCTCACCATCGCCGACGTGGTGGCCGAGGCGCACGACACGCACCATCCGATCTCCGTCGGCGCGTATTACGAGGACCAGCGCGACGCGGCCATGCAGCGCGCAAAGGCCTTCCGCGACGAGCGGATCCCGAAGTACCTGAACTGGTTCGAGCGCGTGCTGCAGCGCAATCCCGCGGGTTCCGCGCACCTCGTGGGCGACGTGCTGACCTATGCCGACCTGTCGCTGTTCCAGCTCGTCGACGGCCTGCGCTACGCCTTCCCGAAGGCCGCGGCGCGGGCGCTGGCCGATACGCCTTCGGTGGTGAAGTTGCACGACAACGTCCGGCGCCGCCAGCGCGTGCGCGAGTACCTGCAGAGCCCGCGCCGCATCGCGTTCAACGAGGACGGGATCTTCCGGCGCTATGCGGAGCTGGACGGCTGA
- a CDS encoding BON domain-containing protein: protein MTTTTPFQRLAIAFAAGAVLTAGLSACVPLVVGGAAAVGVGMVATDRRSSGAQLDDQGIELRAAARVREIANDQMYVSVTSYNRQVLLTGAVGSEADRRRVEDVVARVDNVRSVVNELTIGQPSTFQDRSNDVFISGKIKASLLDAKDIFANSFKVVTERGVVYLMGIATRRETDRATEIARGISGVQKVVRVVEIVTETELANQAQRGGTGSVPPPSSSSGSRVPLPPMEPLQPAQQPPQQQPAPSGGVVTSPVR from the coding sequence ATGACGACGACGACACCGTTCCAACGCCTTGCCATCGCTTTCGCCGCCGGCGCCGTGCTGACGGCCGGGCTCTCGGCCTGCGTGCCGCTCGTGGTCGGGGGGGCCGCGGCCGTGGGCGTGGGCATGGTGGCGACCGACCGCCGTAGCTCCGGCGCGCAGCTCGACGACCAGGGCATCGAGCTGCGCGCGGCCGCGCGCGTGCGCGAGATCGCCAACGACCAGATGTACGTGAGCGTGACGAGCTACAACCGCCAGGTGCTGCTCACGGGCGCCGTCGGCAGCGAGGCCGACCGCCGCCGCGTCGAGGACGTGGTGGCGCGCGTGGACAACGTGCGCTCGGTGGTCAACGAGCTCACCATCGGCCAGCCCAGCACCTTCCAGGACCGCTCGAACGACGTCTTCATCAGCGGCAAGATCAAGGCCTCGCTGCTCGATGCCAAGGACATCTTCGCCAACTCGTTCAAGGTGGTGACCGAGCGCGGCGTGGTCTACCTGATGGGCATCGCCACGCGGCGCGAGACCGACCGCGCGACCGAGATCGCGCGCGGCATCTCGGGCGTGCAGAAGGTGGTGCGCGTGGTCGAGATCGTGACGGAGACCGAGCTCGCCAATCAGGCGCAGCGCGGCGGCACCGGTTCGGTCCCGCCGCCGTCCTCGTCGTCGGGCTCGCGCGTGCCGCTGCCGCCGATGGAGCCGCTGCAGCCCGCGCAGCAGCCGCCGCAGCAGCAACCCGCCCCGAGCGGCGGCGTGGTGACCTCGCCCGTGCGCTGA
- a CDS encoding NAD(P)-dependent oxidoreductase, whose amino-acid sequence MSSINTRTYESTPAQTVAFLGLGVMGGPMAGHLAKAGHAVTVYNRTPAKAEAWVAEFGAPGRHAATPREAADGADIVFCCVGNDDDLRAVVLGPNGAFAGMKKGAVFVDHTTASADVARELSNAALGIGAQFIDAPVSGGQAGAQNGALTVMCGGDKQSFEQVKPVVAAFARAVTHLGASGAGQLAKMVNQIAIAGLVQGLSEAIAFGQRAGLDMKLVLEVIGKGAAQSWQMDNRGQTMIDGKFDYGFAVDWMRKDLGLVLDEAKRNGARLPVTALVDQFYADVQQAGGRRWDTSSLITRLK is encoded by the coding sequence ATGAGCAGCATCAACACCCGCACCTACGAATCCACCCCCGCGCAGACCGTCGCCTTCCTCGGGCTCGGCGTCATGGGCGGGCCCATGGCCGGCCACCTCGCGAAGGCGGGCCATGCCGTCACGGTCTACAACCGCACGCCCGCCAAGGCCGAGGCCTGGGTCGCCGAATTCGGCGCGCCGGGCCGCCATGCCGCCACCCCGCGCGAAGCGGCCGACGGCGCCGACATCGTGTTCTGCTGCGTGGGCAACGACGACGACCTGCGCGCCGTGGTGCTCGGCCCCAACGGCGCCTTCGCGGGCATGAAGAAGGGCGCCGTGTTCGTCGACCACACGACCGCCTCGGCCGACGTGGCGCGCGAGCTGTCGAACGCGGCGCTCGGCATCGGCGCGCAGTTCATCGACGCGCCGGTCTCGGGCGGCCAGGCCGGCGCGCAGAACGGCGCGCTCACGGTGATGTGCGGCGGCGACAAGCAGAGCTTCGAGCAGGTCAAGCCGGTGGTCGCGGCCTTCGCGCGCGCGGTCACGCACCTCGGCGCGAGCGGCGCCGGCCAGCTCGCGAAGATGGTCAACCAGATCGCCATCGCCGGGCTGGTGCAGGGCCTCTCGGAAGCCATCGCCTTCGGCCAGCGCGCGGGGCTGGACATGAAGCTGGTGCTCGAGGTCATCGGCAAGGGCGCCGCGCAGAGCTGGCAGATGGACAACCGCGGCCAGACCATGATCGACGGCAAGTTCGACTACGGCTTCGCGGTCGACTGGATGCGCAAGGACCTGGGTCTGGTGCTCGACGAAGCCAAGCGCAACGGCGCACGCCTGCCCGTGACCGCGCTGGTCGACCAGTTCTATGCCGACGTGCAGCAGGCCGGCGGCAGGCGCTGGGACACCTCGAGCCTGATCACGCGGCTCAAGTAA